One stretch of Prunus persica cultivar Lovell chromosome G1, Prunus_persica_NCBIv2, whole genome shotgun sequence DNA includes these proteins:
- the LOC18792030 gene encoding aldehyde oxidase GLOX1: protein MSIMLKSLTLLSLFFTYCLTQPSLFGNSRVTKTPLIAIYNGGDDTEYRGGWELVSENAGVSAMHMTILPNSNKAIMFDAAGFGPSGISLPPGDCRQVFNERDGYEDQFELDCCAHAVEFNIDTADIRPLKILTDTWSSCGGLSANGTLVQTGGWGDGGRSVRYLSGCKACDWEEHPMSLSASRWFSTQHILPNGDFIVIGGRRMFSYEYVPKVESSNQMYFLLPFLQETTDPVENNLYPFVFLSTDGNIFIFANNRSILLNPTTNKIIRELPVLDGGSRNYPSSGMATLLPIKLNVNDPNSNVIRAEILICGGADPRAGKLVEKGIFVTALQNCGRIDITNPKSTWQKEMMPTPRTMGDMLILPTGDILMINGAKKGTSGWNFAEDANSTPLLYKPDYPETQRFMELKATTIPRMYGSTSIVLPDGNILVAGSNTNYYYNFTGVKYPTELRVEKFYPPYFDPLLVFARPTIVSDYKGIMVKYQSNFVIEFKLKKYKVNHLDLKVTMYAPPFTTHGFSMGQRLLVLGIKGLENVGLGLFQIEVVAPPMAKIAPPGFYLVFVVHNGIPSSGIWLQIA from the exons ATGTCCATCATGCTCAAATCCCTCACTCTGCTCTCCCTCTTCTTTACCTACTGTCTCACACAACCTTCTCTGTTTGGAAACTCTAGGGTTACAAAAACCCCGCTCATAGCTATCTACAATGGAGGTGATGATACAGAGTATAGAGGTGGGTGGGAATTGGTTTCAGAGAATGCAGGTGTATCAGCCATGCACATGACCATATTGCCTAACTCTAACAAGGCCATTATGTTTGATGCCGCTGGATTTGGTCCATCTGGGATCTCCTTGCCTCCTGGAGATTGCCGTCAGGTTTTCAACGAAAGGGATGGATATGAAGATCAGTTTGAACTGGATTGCTGTGCTCATGCTGTAGAATTTAATATTGACACTGCAGATATTAGGCCACTTAAG ATTTTGACAGATACATGGAGCTCATGTGGTGGATTATCAGCTAATGGTACCCTTGTCCAAACTGGTGGATGGGGTGATGGAGGGAGGTCTGTGAGATACCTCTCTGGATGCAAAGCTTGTGACTGGGAGGAGCACCCCATGTCACTTTCTGCCTCAAGATG GTTCTCCACACAACATATTTTGCCAAATGGCGATTTCATAGTGATCGGAGGTCGTCGCATGTTCAGTTACGAATATGTCCCTAAGGTGGAAAGTTCCAATCAAATGTACTTCCTATTACCATTTCTCCAAGAAACCACTGACCCGGTAGAGAACAATCTCTAcccatttgtttttctttccacGGATGGTAATATTTTCATCTTCGCTAATAACCGTTCGATCTTACTCAATCCAACCACCAATAAGATCATTCGCGAACTGCCTGTCCTTGATGGTGGGTCCCGAAACTACCCTTCATCGGGCATGGCGACGTTGCTACCTATAAAGCTCAACGTCAACGACCCAAACTCGAATGTGATTCGAGCTGAAATCTTGATCTGTGGCGGAGCGGATCCTAGGGCGGGAAAATTAGTTGAGAAGGGTATATTTGTAACTGCACTGCAAAACTGTGGAAGGATTGATATAACAAACCCGAAATCCACGTGGCAGAAGGAGATGATGCCAACGCCAAGGACTATGGGAGATATGCTGATCCTTCCCACTGGTGACATCCTCATGATCAATGGGGCCAAAAAGGGTACATCCGGGTGGAACTTTGCCGAGGATGCGAACTCAACCCCGCTGCTTTATAAACCCGATTACCCGGAAACCCAACGGTTCATGGAGCTAAAGGCAACGACCATACCACGAATGTATGGTTCAACCTCCATAGTGTTGCCAGATGGAAACATCTTAGTGGCTGGGAGCAATACAAATTACTATTACAATTTCACAGGAGTAAAATATCCAACTGAACTTCGGGTCGAGAAGTTTtacccaccatattttgaccCGTTACTCGTTTTTGCCCGCCCCACAATTGTATCCGATTACAAGGGTATAATGGTAAAATATCAAAGTAATTTTGTGATTGAGTTCAAGTTGAAGAAATATAAGGTGAACCATTTAGATTTGAAGGTGACCATGTATGCACCACCCTTCACAACACATGGGTTTTCAATGGGTCAAAGGCTTTTGGTATTGGGCATAAAGGGGTTGGAAAATGTGGGGTTGGGATTGTTCCAAATTGAGGTTGTGGCGCCACCGATGGCCAAGATTGCGCCCCCAGGTTTCTATTTGGTCTTTGTTGTGCACAATGGAATTCCAAGTTCTGGGATATGGCTGCAAATTGCATAG